In a single window of the Campylobacter magnus genome:
- the bamA gene encoding outer membrane protein assembly factor BamA — translation MKKFIILAFALISFGAASTIKSITFNGFVHISNNAALDMTRLRIGDEMNDEVSNRVIKTLYSQGYFKDIYIEDNNGDIIIHAKEKPVIARIDIEGVVTNDQKSITTILGIKKGQMYDERASATAKERVRQFYEVKGFFDTIVDEVVTPINTENSVHVVYKVNRGENITIKKVNLVGAKVKSYSDIEPAVENKEREALGWMWGRNGGEVKIFELPNDSEKIREEYFKSGYLDAKVSKAYLNTNFEGYSAELSYYINEGEQYKAGEISIDAPEFLELNSEKIVKSDLKLEQGDTFNTDWLKRDQKTITDMVADKGYAYARVVPLTAQDPENHTVDVKYQILPNEEVYIRNVIISGNDKTLDRIIRRELYLTEGNRYNRADLEDSKNALKRKGYFEDVEIKEHPVSDNQMDLEVAVKETMTGTITGGIGYGSGDGLLLSAGISENNIFGSGYQGSVNIEKNKRGLNGSIGLTNPRIYDSEYSLGGTVFANDWEWSNYREKNHGFNITAGRQIGRYTNAYISYQLQKTNISGLNPFYAEAGYLNGKKTKSSLLPRVIWDNTDDHYLPRSGFIASTGFEIAGLGGDTKFVRNDTGFSIYKGLADNIGWDLILRYKANFSYLWNNDESKLPINEKLFLGGMQSIRGYDHRSVSPRKTICNPMDEYGRTYLGCRDIETGGKVAFQNSVEISWPLINRIKLRGMAFYDFGMIGQKRFTEEKRSSVGVGIEWMTFIGPLQVVFVKPIGKKDGDQTSSFEFNIGQRF, via the coding sequence ATGAAAAAGTTTATTATTTTAGCATTTGCTCTTATTAGTTTTGGGGCTGCTAGCACTATTAAAAGCATTACATTTAATGGTTTTGTGCATATCTCAAATAACGCCGCACTTGATATGACAAGGCTTAGGATAGGCGATGAGATGAATGATGAGGTCTCAAATAGAGTGATAAAAACTCTATATTCTCAAGGCTACTTTAAAGATATATATATAGAGGATAATAACGGAGATATCATCATCCATGCAAAAGAAAAGCCAGTTATCGCTCGTATTGATATAGAAGGCGTCGTTACAAACGACCAAAAATCCATCACTACTATTCTTGGCATAAAAAAAGGTCAAATGTATGATGAGCGCGCCTCAGCTACAGCAAAAGAGCGTGTGAGACAGTTTTATGAAGTAAAGGGCTTTTTTGATACTATCGTTGATGAGGTAGTAACACCGATAAATACAGAAAACAGCGTGCATGTGGTATATAAAGTAAACCGCGGTGAGAACATCACAATCAAAAAAGTAAATTTAGTAGGCGCAAAAGTAAAAAGCTATAGCGATATAGAACCAGCAGTAGAAAATAAAGAGCGTGAGGCACTAGGCTGGATGTGGGGTCGCAATGGTGGCGAGGTAAAGATTTTTGAGTTGCCAAACGACAGCGAGAAAATCCGTGAAGAATACTTCAAATCAGGCTACCTTGATGCTAAGGTTTCAAAAGCCTATCTAAATACAAACTTTGAGGGCTACTCAGCTGAGCTTAGCTACTATATAAACGAGGGCGAGCAGTATAAAGCAGGTGAGATTAGCATAGATGCACCTGAGTTTTTAGAGCTTAATAGCGAAAAAATCGTAAAAAGCGATCTAAAACTAGAACAAGGCGATACTTTTAATACAGACTGGCTAAAAAGAGATCAAAAAACCATCACTGATATGGTGGCTGATAAAGGCTATGCCTACGCTAGAGTCGTGCCACTAACCGCACAAGACCCAGAAAATCACACCGTAGATGTAAAATACCAAATCTTGCCAAATGAAGAAGTATATATCCGTAATGTAATCATCTCAGGCAATGACAAAACGCTAGATCGTATAATTCGCCGTGAGCTGTATCTAACAGAGGGAAATCGCTATAATAGAGCTGACCTTGAAGATAGCAAAAATGCACTAAAACGCAAAGGCTATTTTGAAGATGTAGAGATAAAAGAACACCCAGTAAGTGATAATCAAATGGATCTTGAAGTAGCTGTAAAAGAGACTATGACAGGAACTATCACAGGTGGTATAGGCTATGGTTCAGGCGATGGACTACTACTAAGTGCAGGAATTAGCGAAAATAATATCTTTGGCTCAGGCTATCAAGGCTCAGTAAACATAGAGAAAAATAAACGCGGTCTAAATGGTAGCATAGGGCTTACAAATCCACGCATATATGACTCAGAGTATAGCCTTGGTGGAACTGTGTTTGCCAATGACTGGGAGTGGAGCAACTATAGGGAGAAAAACCACGGTTTTAATATCACCGCAGGTCGCCAAATAGGACGCTATACAAATGCATATATTAGCTATCAGCTACAAAAAACAAATATTAGCGGTCTAAATCCATTTTACGCTGAGGCTGGCTATCTAAATGGTAAAAAAACAAAAAGCTCACTTCTGCCAAGAGTCATTTGGGATAATACAGATGATCACTACTTGCCACGCTCAGGTTTTATAGCTAGCACTGGCTTTGAAATAGCTGGTCTTGGCGGAGATACAAAATTTGTGCGAAATGATACTGGCTTTTCTATATATAAAGGCTTGGCTGATAATATAGGCTGGGATTTGATTTTGCGTTATAAAGCAAACTTTTCTTATTTGTGGAACAATGATGAGAGTAAATTACCGATTAACGAAAAATTGTTCTTAGGCGGTATGCAATCAATCCGCGGCTACGACCACAGAAGCGTTAGCCCACGCAAAACAATTTGCAATCCAATGGACGAATACGGACGCACTTATTTAGGATGCCGTGATATAGAAACCGGTGGTAAAGTGGCTTTTCAAAACTCAGTTGAAATTAGCTGGCCTTTGATAAATCGTATCAAACTTCGTGGCATGGCATTTTATGATTTTGGTATGATTGGGCAAAAGCGCTTTACTGAAGAAAAGCGAAGCTCTGTTGGCGTCGGTATAGAGTGGATGACTTTCATAGGCCCACTTCAAGTAGTCTTTGTCAAACCTATAGGTAAAAAAGATGGAGATCAAACAAGTAGCTTTGAGTTTAATATAGGTCAAAGATTTTAG
- a CDS encoding prephenate dehydrogenase, protein MNIGIIGLGLIGGSLGLALRDMKLIDKVSGYDKSEQNAKDALELGLVDELKSFEEIKNSCDVIFIAVPVEGIIKVLARLEGAPLSTTIIDLGSTKERIVKSCPDSLKSQFIAAHPMAGTEYSGPKAAFKELLKGAVVVLCDDESTSQKHLKRATEILSHAGMRIIFMDAASHDHHVGFISHLPHAISFSLVNATLNEEERRNIFLLGGSSFAGMARIAKSSEIMWTDIFRQNKDNILGAMQAFKAEFAHCEDMLKNERWDELSLWMKNARQIKEIL, encoded by the coding sequence ATGAATATCGGTATAATTGGACTTGGGCTAATCGGCGGCTCACTAGGACTTGCGCTAAGAGATATGAAGCTAATAGATAAAGTAAGTGGCTATGATAAAAGCGAACAAAACGCCAAAGACGCCTTGGAGCTAGGCTTGGTTGATGAGCTAAAAAGCTTTGAAGAGATAAAAAACTCTTGCGATGTGATTTTTATAGCTGTGCCTGTTGAGGGTATAATAAAAGTGCTAGCTAGGCTTGAAGGCGCACCACTTAGCACTACTATCATAGATCTAGGCTCAACCAAAGAACGCATAGTAAAAAGCTGTCCAGACTCGCTAAAATCGCAATTCATCGCCGCTCATCCTATGGCAGGCACTGAGTATAGTGGCCCAAAAGCAGCCTTTAAAGAGCTATTAAAAGGCGCAGTAGTCGTGCTATGCGATGATGAGAGCACGAGCCAAAAACATCTAAAAAGAGCTACTGAGATTTTAAGCCATGCTGGCATGCGCATTATTTTTATGGATGCAGCCTCGCACGACCATCATGTAGGCTTCATCTCGCATTTGCCACACGCAATTTCATTTAGCCTAGTAAATGCTACTTTAAATGAAGAAGAAAGGCGCAATATTTTCTTGCTTGGCGGCAGCAGCTTTGCTGGCATGGCTCGTATAGCAAAGTCTAGCGAAATCATGTGGACTGATATCTTTCGCCAAAACAAAGACAATATACTTGGTGCGATGCAGGCTTTTAAGGCTGAGTTTGCACACTGTGAGGACATGCTAAAAAACGAACGCTGGGACGAGCTAAGCCTTTGGATGAAAAACGCCCGCCAAATAAAAGAAATTTTATAA
- a CDS encoding FeoA family protein, whose product MKINTLEDGQSAKIIGFSADEQLFSRFFSFGISSGKVIKKLSDTLCHDTVAIELGRSCVILRESEANSIIIEPL is encoded by the coding sequence ATGAAAATAAACACTCTTGAAGATGGTCAAAGTGCTAAAATAATAGGCTTTAGTGCTGATGAGCAGCTTTTTAGTCGTTTTTTTAGCTTTGGTATTAGCTCAGGTAAGGTTATAAAAAAGCTTAGTGATACGCTATGCCACGACACAGTAGCTATAGAGCTAGGTCGCAGCTGCGTTATACTTAGAGAAAGCGAGGCAAATAGCATCATTATAGAGCCTTTATAG
- a CDS encoding ferritin → MLPEMAKAMSEHAVFEMYSGYIYLQASLAMEKENYKGYSKWLFDHYKEEFTHAEDFIAFLQKRDITPQLSDIKYEAVNLKTPLEVAKLILEHEQKVTARISALLKQARELGDYASEVFLHSYINEQIEEEDIAKNNFDLFTFAGDNISARLSVDLTFTK, encoded by the coding sequence ATGTTACCAGAAATGGCAAAAGCAATGAGCGAACACGCTGTTTTCGAGATGTACTCAGGCTACATCTATTTACAAGCCTCTTTGGCAATGGAAAAGGAAAACTACAAAGGCTATTCAAAATGGCTTTTTGATCACTATAAAGAAGAATTTACTCACGCTGAGGACTTTATAGCTTTTCTTCAAAAGCGAGATATCACTCCACAGCTAAGCGATATCAAATACGAAGCTGTAAATCTCAAAACCCCTCTTGAAGTAGCAAAGCTGATTTTAGAGCATGAACAAAAAGTCACTGCTAGAATAAGCGCTTTGCTAAAACAAGCAAGAGAGCTTGGGGACTATGCTAGCGAGGTGTTTTTGCACTCTTATATAAATGAGCAAATCGAAGAAGAAGATATAGCAAAAAATAACTTTGATTTATTCACATTTGCAGGAGATAATATCTCAGCAAGATTAAGTGTAGACCTTACTTTTACTAAGTAA
- the feoB gene encoding ferrous iron transport protein B translates to MKKIIKIVLIGQPNVGKSLLINALSGADMKVGNFSGVTVEKAQAKMSYKDYELEIIDLPGTYSLEGYSQEEKISKSFIESGEYDVLVNVLDSTNLERNLLLSAQLLEKNKKTILALNMSDEAKKEGIDINYAGMSELLGVDVIGVSAHKKENLPALLDAIISVFEAGKRTNKRIFSDEIENEISLLKDFLEQKDDENIKALNLSLQEISILLLKGENELYQKLHNKAIWLELAPLLNEAKNRLYVQFETKSIKHIFASELNAFANGICAECVKYTKTAKTAHKADKILMNRFLGIPIFLFFMWVIFQLTFSLGQYPMDWIESGVGALQESVKTIINEEKNPEFVSLISDGIISGVGAVLSFLPNIVILFFGISLLETTGYMARVAYLLDGIFHRFGLHGKSFIAIVTGFGCSVPAFMAARTLKNPKDRLLTLFVTPFAQCGAKLPVFVLFCSAFAPEDQAGNWLFYIYIFGALMGLVCAKILRLTAFRGVDEPFVMELPKYRMPNWSLVWFSIYNKAKMYIKKAGTFILAASVLIWWAQTYPYNEQIRADFDSKIELATSDEAKDELETTKQNYLLEHSYLGTLGRFISPIFAPLGFEWRESVSLLTGLAAKEVVVATMGVLYSAGTELDETSTALSAKLKEAMSEQTALAFILFAMFYNPCLAATMVFRREAGGWRYVAWLFIFTFVVAYICAFGGILVYKFFT, encoded by the coding sequence ATGAAAAAGATTATTAAAATAGTGTTAATAGGTCAGCCAAATGTCGGCAAATCTTTGCTCATAAACGCCCTTTCTGGGGCTGATATGAAGGTGGGAAATTTCTCAGGCGTAACAGTAGAAAAAGCCCAAGCCAAAATGAGCTACAAAGACTACGAACTTGAAATAATAGACCTGCCAGGCACTTATTCGCTTGAGGGCTACTCGCAAGAAGAAAAAATTTCAAAAAGCTTCATTGAAAGTGGCGAATACGATGTTTTAGTAAATGTGCTTGATTCTACAAACTTAGAGCGAAACCTGCTTTTAAGCGCACAGCTACTAGAAAAAAACAAAAAAACGATTTTAGCTCTCAATATGAGCGATGAAGCCAAAAAAGAAGGCATTGATATAAACTATGCTGGTATGAGCGAGCTTTTGGGCGTGGATGTTATAGGTGTATCAGCGCATAAAAAAGAAAATCTACCAGCCCTGCTTGATGCGATTATTTCGGTATTTGAAGCTGGAAAGAGAACAAACAAGCGCATTTTTAGCGATGAGATAGAAAATGAAATTTCACTTTTAAAAGACTTCTTAGAACAAAAAGATGATGAAAATATAAAAGCCTTAAATTTAAGCCTACAAGAAATCTCAATTTTACTACTAAAAGGCGAAAATGAACTCTACCAAAAATTGCACAATAAAGCTATTTGGCTAGAACTCGCCCCGCTTTTAAATGAGGCAAAAAACCGCCTTTATGTGCAGTTTGAGACAAAATCAATCAAACATATCTTTGCTAGCGAGCTAAATGCTTTTGCTAATGGAATTTGCGCTGAGTGTGTAAAATACACAAAAACTGCCAAAACCGCGCACAAAGCCGACAAAATTCTTATGAACCGCTTTTTAGGAATTCCTATATTTTTGTTTTTTATGTGGGTGATTTTTCAGCTTACTTTTAGCCTTGGGCAGTATCCTATGGACTGGATAGAAAGCGGCGTAGGCGCCCTACAAGAAAGCGTAAAAACCATTATAAATGAAGAAAAAAACCCAGAGTTTGTCTCGCTTATTAGCGATGGTATAATCAGCGGCGTGGGCGCAGTGCTTAGCTTTTTGCCAAATATCGTGATATTATTTTTTGGCATTTCACTACTTGAGACCACTGGATATATGGCGCGTGTGGCGTATTTGCTTGATGGTATTTTTCACCGCTTTGGACTTCATGGCAAGAGTTTTATTGCTATTGTTACTGGCTTTGGGTGTTCGGTACCAGCTTTCATGGCAGCTCGCACGCTAAAAAACCCCAAAGACCGCTTGCTTACACTTTTTGTAACGCCTTTTGCGCAGTGTGGAGCAAAGCTGCCTGTTTTTGTGCTGTTTTGCTCAGCCTTTGCGCCAGAAGATCAGGCTGGAAACTGGCTATTTTACATCTACATTTTTGGAGCTTTAATGGGGCTAGTTTGTGCGAAAATTCTGCGCTTAACAGCATTTCGTGGAGTTGATGAGCCCTTTGTCATGGAGCTGCCAAAATACCGCATGCCAAACTGGAGCCTAGTGTGGTTTAGCATTTATAACAAGGCAAAAATGTATATCAAAAAAGCAGGCACCTTCATCCTAGCTGCCTCGGTGCTGATTTGGTGGGCGCAGACTTATCCTTATAATGAGCAAATCAGAGCTGATTTTGATAGCAAAATAGAGCTTGCTACAAGCGATGAGGCAAAAGACGAGCTTGAGACCACAAAGCAAAATTATCTCTTGGAACACAGCTATTTAGGCACTTTGGGGCGATTTATCAGCCCTATTTTTGCTCCACTTGGCTTTGAGTGGAGGGAGAGCGTGAGCTTGCTTACTGGTCTTGCGGCAAAAGAAGTGGTCGTAGCCACTATGGGCGTGCTTTACTCTGCTGGCACCGAGCTTGATGAGACTAGCACAGCGCTCTCAGCCAAGCTAAAAGAAGCCATGAGCGAGCAAACTGCGCTTGCTTTTATACTCTTTGCGATGTTTTACAATCCCTGCCTAGCTGCTACGATGGTATTTAGGCGAGAGGCTGGGGGCTGGCGATATGTGGCGTGGCTATTTATTTTTACCTTTGTGGTGGCTTATATTTGCGCTTTTGGCGGAATTTTGGTTTATAAGTTTTTTACTTAG
- the recO gene encoding recombination protein RecO, with product MQGYILQTKPVRDEDLLVWILTPARLVCCYRFYGARHGAISQGFKLDFELEQRAGFLPHLKGTMHLGLAWLHDRERLLAWQSFLRVLWTHLKDSDECEEFYFLLLEDCAKRLERQNPKRALLEAYLQLLAFEGRLSREAQCFLCARNVAENELCVARGFLLAHKTCLGKNSFEKQRVLNAFKQKSCINLSDDEVAKLYYIMLEGL from the coding sequence ATGCAAGGCTACATTCTACAAACCAAGCCCGTCCGTGACGAAGACCTGCTCGTGTGGATTCTCACTCCTGCTAGATTAGTTTGCTGCTACCGCTTTTATGGGGCTAGGCATGGGGCGATTTCGCAGGGTTTTAAGCTAGATTTTGAGCTTGAGCAAAGGGCTGGATTTTTGCCGCATTTAAAGGGCACTATGCACTTAGGGCTTGCGTGGCTGCATGATAGGGAGCGGCTGCTTGCGTGGCAGAGTTTTTTGCGCGTTTTGTGGACGCATCTAAAAGACAGCGATGAGTGCGAGGAGTTTTATTTTCTTTTGCTTGAAGACTGCGCCAAAAGGCTAGAGCGGCAAAATCCTAAAAGAGCGTTATTAGAGGCTTATTTGCAGCTTTTAGCATTTGAGGGGCGACTAAGCAGAGAGGCGCAGTGCTTTTTGTGCGCTAGAAATGTCGCTGAAAACGAGCTGTGCGTGGCTAGAGGCTTTTTGCTAGCTCACAAAACCTGCCTTGGCAAAAACAGCTTTGAAAAACAGAGGGTGCTAAATGCTTTTAAGCAAAAATCTTGTATAAATCTAAGCGATGATGAGGTCGCTAAACTCTACTATATAATGCTTGAGGGCTTATAG
- a CDS encoding tRNA dihydrouridine synthase, translating to MIDFKNKPIFLAPLAGLTDLPFRQIAKKCGCDVSISEMISANALAFGSQKTIKMLERAEGESPYIVQFESSDAKNLAKSVEFLNACDGIAGIDLNCGCPVPKVFKQGAGSALLGDPKLLCTLIETIKKTSNKRYTSVKLRLGINESKLEDFAKDIESAGADYIVIHARTRTGGFSSEPNWQAVKNIKAKLKIPVIANGSIDELNATSVLESTGADGLMIGRGAIGKPWIFSVLKGQGEPSAAQKKELILEHFALAVEFYGKHGVAMMRKHLHEYSKGCAGAPVFRTKINAESEAKKVLELIKEFFSI from the coding sequence ATGATAGATTTTAAAAACAAACCAATTTTTTTAGCTCCACTTGCTGGGCTAACCGACCTGCCTTTTCGTCAAATAGCCAAAAAATGCGGTTGTGATGTAAGCATTAGCGAGATGATAAGCGCAAACGCCCTTGCCTTTGGCAGCCAAAAAACCATAAAAATGCTAGAGAGAGCCGAGGGGGAGAGTCCCTATATCGTCCAGTTTGAGAGCAGCGATGCTAAAAATCTAGCAAAATCAGTGGAGTTTTTAAACGCTTGCGATGGCATAGCAGGCATTGATCTAAACTGCGGCTGTCCTGTGCCAAAGGTCTTTAAACAAGGCGCAGGCTCTGCGCTTTTGGGCGATCCAAAGCTGCTTTGTACTTTGATAGAAACCATCAAAAAAACCAGCAACAAACGCTACACCAGCGTAAAACTGCGCCTTGGCATAAATGAAAGTAAATTAGAGGATTTTGCAAAAGATATTGAGAGCGCTGGGGCTGATTATATCGTTATTCACGCGCGAACAAGGACAGGGGGCTTTAGCTCAGAGCCAAACTGGCAGGCGGTAAAAAACATAAAAGCAAAGCTAAAAATCCCAGTTATCGCAAACGGCAGCATTGACGAGCTAAACGCTACTAGCGTGCTAGAAAGCACAGGCGCAGATGGGCTGATGATAGGGCGTGGGGCTATAGGCAAGCCGTGGATTTTCTCTGTTTTAAAAGGGCAGGGCGAGCCCAGCGCTGCGCAGAAAAAAGAGTTGATTTTAGAGCATTTTGCCTTGGCTGTGGAATTCTACGGCAAGCACGGTGTGGCAATGATGAGAAAGCATTTGCACGAGTATAGCAAGGGCTGTGCTGGTGCGCCTGTTTTTCGCACGAAAATAAACGCCGAAAGCGAGGCAAAAAAGGTTTTGGAGCTAATAAAAGAGTTTTTTAGTATTTAG
- a CDS encoding ribonucleoside-diphosphate reductase subunit alpha translates to MKVIKRNGRTEELDIGKIKKYTKDAVAGLNNVNQSELEVDAQIQFRDMISTEEIQKTLIKTAVEKIDLDRPDWTFVAARLFLYDLYHKTTGYTGYNHLRDYFEHGEKAGRIFLGLKDKYDLDELNAYIKPERDLQFTYLGIKTLYDRYLIKNGKGEPIELPQQMFMAIAMFLAQNELDSMGWAKKFYDLISKFEVMLATPTLSNARTTRHQLSSCYVGSAPDNIEGIFDSYTEMALLSKFGGGIGWDWCNVRAMGGSIDGHKNAAGGVVPFLKIANDIAVAVDQLGTRKGAISVYIEPWHMDIDDFLELRKNSGEERRRTHELFPALWINDLFMKRLANNERWTLFDPADTPDLCSLYGDEFEKRYLEYEKDENIAKSSVLAKDLWKKVLMNYFETGMPFLCFKDTANRTNPNDHKGLIRSSNLCTEIFQNTEPNYYKIKIRFNDGSSVSYDEKELVKLDNGITKEAKKITALDKLGGKDIYIVEKERTEGKTAVCNLASINLSKINTKEDIERVVPIAIRMLDNVIDLNFYPLAKVKATNLASRAIGLGVMGEAQMLAQKKVAWGSYDHLKLIDKTMENISYQAIKASSNLALEKGKYPDFEGSKWSKGIMPIDTANKAAKALTNTDDLFDDMACDWQGLREKVKKDGMRNGYLMAIAPTSSISILVGTTQTIEPVYKRKWFEQNLSGMIPTVVPELNLDNWEFYTPAYDLDQKVLVKAAAVRQKWIDQGQSLNIFMSLDKASGGYLNEIYTLAWQLGVKSTYYLRSQSAESSHLDNKPVADRSVECEGCQ, encoded by the coding sequence ATGAAAGTAATCAAACGCAACGGCAGAACAGAAGAGCTAGACATAGGTAAAATCAAAAAATACACAAAAGACGCAGTCGCTGGGCTAAATAATGTAAATCAAAGCGAACTAGAAGTAGACGCACAAATTCAGTTTAGAGACATGATAAGTACAGAAGAGATTCAAAAAACGCTTATAAAAACCGCAGTAGAAAAAATAGACCTTGACCGCCCTGATTGGACTTTTGTAGCAGCTAGGCTTTTTTTATACGACCTTTATCACAAGACCACAGGCTATACAGGATACAATCATTTGCGTGATTATTTTGAGCATGGCGAAAAGGCTGGGCGTATTTTTCTAGGGCTAAAAGACAAATATGATTTAGATGAGCTAAATGCGTATATAAAGCCTGAGCGTGATTTGCAATTTACTTATCTTGGTATAAAAACACTATATGATAGATACTTAATCAAAAATGGCAAAGGCGAGCCTATTGAGCTGCCGCAGCAGATGTTTATGGCAATTGCCATGTTTCTAGCACAAAATGAGCTTGATAGCATGGGCTGGGCAAAGAAATTTTATGATCTAATCAGTAAGTTTGAGGTCATGCTAGCAACTCCAACTCTAAGCAACGCTCGCACCACTCGCCACCAGCTAAGCAGCTGCTATGTAGGCAGCGCGCCTGATAATATAGAAGGTATTTTTGATAGCTATACTGAAATGGCACTTCTAAGCAAGTTTGGCGGTGGTATAGGCTGGGACTGGTGCAATGTGCGTGCGATGGGCGGCAGCATCGATGGGCATAAAAACGCAGCCGGTGGCGTGGTGCCGTTTTTAAAAATCGCAAATGATATAGCAGTAGCAGTAGATCAGCTAGGCACTCGCAAAGGCGCAATCAGCGTATATATAGAGCCGTGGCACATGGATATAGATGACTTTTTAGAACTTCGCAAAAACTCAGGCGAAGAGCGCCGCAGGACGCATGAGCTATTTCCAGCTCTATGGATAAATGATCTTTTTATGAAGCGCCTAGCAAATAATGAGCGCTGGACGCTTTTTGATCCAGCTGATACGCCTGATCTTTGCTCGCTTTATGGTGATGAGTTTGAAAAAAGATATTTAGAGTATGAAAAAGATGAAAATATCGCAAAAAGCTCGGTTTTAGCAAAAGATCTTTGGAAAAAAGTGCTTATGAATTATTTTGAGACTGGAATGCCGTTTTTGTGCTTTAAAGATACAGCAAACCGCACAAATCCAAACGACCACAAAGGACTAATAAGAAGCTCAAATCTTTGTACTGAGATTTTCCAAAACACCGAGCCAAACTACTATAAAATCAAAATCCGCTTTAATGACGGCAGTAGCGTAAGCTATGATGAAAAAGAGCTAGTAAAGCTTGATAATGGTATTACAAAAGAAGCCAAAAAAATCACTGCCCTTGATAAGCTGGGCGGCAAAGATATTTATATAGTAGAAAAAGAACGAACTGAGGGCAAAACCGCAGTTTGTAATCTAGCTAGCATAAATCTAAGCAAGATAAACACAAAAGAAGATATCGAGCGAGTAGTGCCAATAGCAATTCGCATGTTAGATAATGTAATTGATCTAAACTTCTACCCGCTAGCAAAGGTAAAAGCCACAAACCTAGCAAGCCGTGCTATAGGGCTTGGCGTGATGGGAGAAGCACAAATGCTAGCGCAGAAAAAAGTCGCATGGGGTAGCTACGACCATCTAAAGCTAATAGATAAAACAATGGAAAATATAAGCTATCAAGCTATAAAAGCTAGTTCAAACCTTGCGCTTGAAAAGGGAAAATATCCTGATTTTGAAGGCTCAAAGTGGAGCAAGGGGATAATGCCTATTGATACAGCAAACAAAGCTGCTAAGGCTCTAACAAACACAGATGATCTTTTTGATGATATGGCGTGCGACTGGCAAGGGCTAAGAGAAAAGGTAAAAAAAGACGGCATGAGAAATGGCTATCTAATGGCTATTGCGCCAACTTCAAGCATAAGCATACTTGTAGGCACAACACAAACTATAGAGCCTGTTTATAAGCGCAAATGGTTTGAGCAAAACCTAAGCGGTATGATACCAACAGTGGTGCCTGAGCTGAATTTAGACAACTGGGAGTTTTACACCCCTGCTTATGATCTGGATCAAAAAGTGCTAGTTAAAGCAGCAGCTGTAAGACAAAAGTGGATAGACCAAGGTCAAAGCCTAAATATTTTTATGAGTTTAGATAAAGCAAGCGGTGGGTATCTAAATGAAATCTACACGCTTGCGTGGCAGCTAGGCGTAAAATCAACCTACTACCTAAGAAGCCAAAGCGCAGAAAGCAGCCATCTTGATAATAAGCCGGTGGCTGATCGCTCGGTAGAGTGCGAGGGATGTCAATAA